The Erythrobacter aurantius genome includes a window with the following:
- a CDS encoding phosphatase PAP2 family protein: protein MDTAATTPGTPSGQATASPLAQRWLGEVPIYAIGCALMILCVSLLAAHGINPGVTGILANSQIFFMFVVVLACWDAVRELHRHRPDSPVAHLKARYSTPEFRLRVAAGLPMLGVAIFLLPYFSKMKSAIPLFNAYTWDRAFIEWDRAIFFGQDAWQVLQPVLGYPIVTATLALLYHLWFLLLYPGVMFFAFANIDSRVRRQFFLSYVLSWTLVGGAMATWLASVGPCFVGPMLGNSTFDAQMAYLYAANEQVPIMVLPVQEMLLEWYGKDQSGLGSGITAMPSMHCAIAFLYWIAVRRISPKWGAFFAVFFFITWISSVHLAYHYAVDGLVSLLAVAAIWAVSQRIVAAWDKWTDARDQAVLRTNTVPAE, encoded by the coding sequence ATGGACACGGCAGCAACGACGCCCGGCACGCCATCCGGCCAAGCCACTGCGAGCCCGCTCGCACAGCGATGGCTGGGAGAAGTGCCGATCTATGCCATCGGCTGCGCGTTGATGATCCTGTGCGTGAGCCTGCTCGCGGCACATGGAATCAACCCAGGTGTCACCGGCATACTCGCCAATTCGCAGATATTCTTCATGTTCGTGGTGGTGCTGGCCTGCTGGGATGCGGTGCGCGAATTGCATCGCCACCGCCCCGATAGCCCGGTCGCCCATCTCAAGGCGCGCTATTCCACCCCCGAATTCAGGCTGCGCGTTGCCGCCGGTCTGCCCATGCTTGGGGTCGCGATCTTCCTTCTGCCGTATTTTTCAAAGATGAAATCGGCGATTCCGCTGTTCAATGCCTACACCTGGGACCGCGCCTTCATCGAATGGGACCGGGCGATCTTCTTTGGCCAAGATGCATGGCAGGTGTTGCAGCCGGTGCTCGGCTATCCGATCGTTACCGCTACTTTGGCGCTGCTGTACCACCTGTGGTTCCTGCTGCTCTATCCGGGCGTGATGTTCTTCGCCTTCGCCAATATCGACAGCCGGGTGCGGCGGCAGTTCTTCCTGTCCTATGTGCTCAGCTGGACGCTCGTCGGCGGGGCGATGGCGACCTGGCTCGCCTCGGTTGGCCCGTGCTTTGTCGGCCCCATGTTGGGCAACAGCACTTTCGACGCGCAGATGGCCTATCTGTACGCGGCCAACGAACAGGTGCCGATCATGGTGCTGCCGGTGCAGGAAATGCTGCTGGAATGGTATGGCAAGGATCAGAGCGGCCTTGGCAGCGGGATCACCGCCATGCCCAGCATGCATTGCGCCATCGCTTTCCTTTACTGGATCGCGGTGCGCCGCATCTCACCCAAATGGGGCGCGTTCTTCGCCGTGTTCTTCTTCATCACATGGATCAGCAGCGTCCACCTGGCCTACCATTATGCGGTAGACGGGCTTGTTTCGCTGCTGGCGGTCGCCGCGATCTGGGCCGTTTCGCAGCGGATTGTCGCTGCGTGGGACAAATGGACCGATGCGCGCGATCAGGCGGTCTTGCGGACGAACACTGTCCCTGCCGAATAG
- a CDS encoding phosphatidylserine decarboxylase translates to MAGEILDNQGRGEASWGWPPIHPEGRKYGVIAIAISLIPLLIFDWEIIGWPLLLLSLGVFAFFRDPERVVPQGDNSIVAPADGLVTLITTVEPPVELQVDDGSGNPGLPAGPVTRISIFMSVFDVHINRAPIAGTVRRVVYVPGKFVNADLDKASEENERQHILIEGGDGLAIGFTQIAGLVARRIVPFVKPGDMVAKGQRVGLIRFGSRVDVYLPAGTDAKVMMGQKIVAGETVLAEIGATQLIEGIAQ, encoded by the coding sequence ATGGCAGGTGAAATTCTCGACAATCAGGGCCGCGGCGAAGCAAGCTGGGGTTGGCCCCCGATCCATCCCGAAGGTCGCAAATATGGCGTGATCGCCATCGCGATTTCTCTCATCCCGCTCCTGATCTTCGATTGGGAGATCATCGGCTGGCCGCTGTTGCTGCTGTCGCTGGGCGTCTTCGCGTTCTTCCGCGATCCCGAACGCGTGGTGCCGCAGGGCGACAATTCGATCGTCGCGCCGGCTGACGGTCTGGTGACGCTGATCACCACGGTGGAGCCGCCGGTGGAATTGCAGGTGGATGACGGCTCGGGCAATCCGGGACTTCCGGCTGGTCCGGTCACGCGCATTTCGATTTTCATGAGCGTGTTCGACGTACACATCAATCGCGCGCCGATTGCGGGCACCGTACGACGGGTCGTCTATGTGCCGGGGAAGTTCGTGAATGCCGATCTCGACAAGGCGAGCGAAGAGAACGAGCGCCAGCACATCCTGATCGAAGGCGGCGATGGCCTCGCCATCGGCTTTACCCAGATCGCCGGACTGGTCGCGCGCCGCATCGTCCCGTTCGTGAAGCCGGGCGATATGGTGGCCAAGGGGCAGCGCGTGGGCCTGATCCGGTTTGGCAGCCGGGTCGATGTCTATCTGCCCGCGGGCACCGATGCCAAGGTGATGATGGGGCAGAAGATTGTCGCAGGCGAGACGGTGCTGGCGGAAATCGGCGCGACCCAGCTGATCGAAGGGATTGCGCAATAG
- a CDS encoding CDP-alcohol phosphatidyltransferase family protein has protein sequence MKKRSISRFKPQLPARVGPKAAEDEDSKEATDGRGLSLRAMLPNAITAAALCAGLTGVRFAIEEQWAYAVLAVALAGVLDGIDGRIARLLNAQSRFGAELDSLADSLSFGMAPALILYMWSLQDLPRFGWFAALAFAICCALRLARFNARIDVEDQPHKSAGFLTGVPAPVGAGLAFTPCYLWIETGMDIFRDPVILAIWLAVIAILLISNMATLSWTAIRPRRDVRLPLLAFSAMAFAALLLEPWWTLTAISAVYLALMPYALIKYGKIKRRRAEAAISQQSE, from the coding sequence TTGAAGAAGCGCTCCATCTCCCGGTTCAAGCCGCAATTGCCCGCCCGGGTCGGCCCGAAGGCGGCTGAGGACGAGGACTCGAAGGAAGCGACCGACGGACGCGGGCTGAGCCTGCGGGCGATGCTGCCCAATGCGATCACCGCGGCGGCGCTGTGCGCGGGGCTTACGGGCGTTCGTTTCGCGATTGAGGAGCAGTGGGCCTATGCCGTGCTGGCGGTGGCGCTGGCGGGCGTGCTGGACGGGATCGACGGACGGATCGCGCGGCTGCTCAATGCGCAATCGCGCTTTGGTGCGGAGCTGGACAGTCTGGCGGATTCGCTGTCTTTCGGGATGGCGCCTGCGCTGATCCTCTACATGTGGTCCTTGCAGGATTTGCCCCGGTTCGGGTGGTTTGCCGCGCTCGCCTTCGCGATCTGCTGCGCGCTGCGGCTCGCTCGCTTCAATGCGCGGATCGATGTTGAGGACCAGCCGCACAAATCCGCCGGTTTCCTGACCGGGGTTCCCGCGCCTGTCGGAGCAGGGCTGGCGTTCACACCGTGCTATCTCTGGATCGAGACGGGAATGGATATCTTCCGCGATCCGGTGATCCTGGCAATCTGGTTGGCGGTGATCGCGATCCTGCTGATTTCGAACATGGCAACGCTAAGCTGGACGGCGATCAGGCCGCGCCGCGATGTGCGCCTGCCGCTGCTTGCGTTCTCGGCCATGGCGTTTGCGGCCTTGCTGCTGGAGCCGTGGTGGACGCTGACCGCGATCAGCGCGGTCTATCTGGCGTTGATGCCCTATGCGTTGATCAAATACGGCAAGATCAAGCGGCGCCGGGCAGAGGCGGCGATCAGCCAGCAATCTGAGTGA